Proteins encoded in a region of the Quercus lobata isolate SW786 chromosome 8, ValleyOak3.0 Primary Assembly, whole genome shotgun sequence genome:
- the LOC115956364 gene encoding fatty acid desaturase 4, chloroplastic-like: MLTSPPNHPILNDSASLRSTWAQRAWVACGCTTVLISLAKAIIGAAESHIWFRPILAALAGYILADLGSGVYYWGIYNYGSTSTPIFGAQIDGFQGHHKWPWQITRTQFANNFHTLARAVTFTVLPMDLANNNPIFHAFVGVFSGCILFSQHFHVWAHTTKSRLPPLVIALQDMGLLLSCQYADHHRPPYNNNYCIVSGLWNKFLDKQHVFKALETILFFKLGVRPRSWSEPNSGWTKETKA; this comes from the coding sequence ATGCTCACATCACCTCCTAACCATCCCATTCTCAATGACTCAGCAAGTTTAAGATCAACTTGGGCTCAACGTGCATGGGTAGCATGTGGTTGCACCACGGTCCTAATCTCTCTAGCAAAGGCAATAATAGGTGCAGCCGAATCACACATATGGTTTCGCCCCATTTTAGCAGCCTTGGCCGGCTATATTTTAGCTGACCTTGGGTCCGGAGTGTACTATTGGGGTATTTACAATTATGGTAGTACCTCAACTCCAATTTTTGGTGCCCAAATAGATGGGTTTCAAGGTCACCATAAGTGGCCATGGCAAATCACTAGGACACAATTTGCAAACAATTTTCACACCCTTGCTCGTGCTGTCACGTTCACAGTGCTACCAATGGACCTTGCTAATAATAATCCAATATTTCATGCTTTTGTTGGTGTGTTCTCAGGTTGCATTTTGTTTAGCCAGCACTTTCATGTTTGGGCTCACACAACAAAGAGCCGGCTTCCACCACTGGTAATTGCATTGCAAGATATGGGATTGCTTTTGTCATGCCAATATGCTGATCATCATAGGCCACCTTATAACAATAATTATTGCATAGTGAGTGGGCTTTGGAATAAGTTTTTGGATAAGCAACATGTTTTTAAGGCATTGGAGACGATTCTGTTCTTTAAGCTAGGGGTGAGACCTAGGTCCTGGAGTGAGCCCAATTCTGGTTGGACCAAAGAGACTAAGGCTTAG
- the LOC115956362 gene encoding uncharacterized protein LOC115956362 produces the protein MDKSWMDAKRSSEEYLHGIDSFVEFAARTACQGRISCPCRNCRHRHMLDVEAVHDHLYSFRMVKNYRTWVFNGEFESTPTTTEGGSSCVHETLDQYGDFHGMLHDLHPMHNMASDSMDEGPSMQHSPDGPSVQQPVEGPNDDAKKFYDQIQDVKKPLYKGCTKFSIFSVIVVLYHLKTLCGWTNKSFTLLLQVLQDMFPSDAKLPKDCYEAKKIITDLGLGYEKIHACPNDCLLYWKEKSNLDACLHCEVSRWKPLESTVADKTQASSSKSKKKAAKVLGSL, from the coding sequence ATGGATAAGAGTTGGATGGACGCTAAAAGGAGTTCTGAAGAATACCTCCATGGGATTGACTCATTTGTGGAGTTTGCTGCTCGCACAGCATGTCAAGGGAGGATCTCATGTCCTTGTAGGAATTGTAGGCATAGACATATGCTTGATGTAGAGGCCGTGCATGATCACTTGTACTCATTTAGGATGGTGAAGAATTATAGAACTTGGGTGTTTAATGGGGAATTTGAGTCTACACCGACCACTACTGAAGGTGGAAGTAGTTGTGTGCATGAGACTTTGGATCAATATGGCGATTTCCATGGGATGTTGCATGACTTACACCCCATGCATAATATGGCATCGGATTCAATGGACGAAGGTCCTAGTATGCAACACAGTCCAGATGGTCCTTCTGTGCAACAACCAGTTGAAGGTCCCAATGATGATGCAAAAAAGTTTTACGACCAAATACAAGATGTGAAGAAACCTTTATACAAAGGGTGTACAAAATTTAGCATATTCTCAGTCATTGTGGTTTTGTACCACTTAAAGACTCTTTGTGGTTGGACTAACAAATCATTCACTTTGTTGCTTCAAGTCTTGCAAGATATGTTTCCTTCGGATGCTAAGTTGCCAAAAGATTGTTACGAGGCTAAGAAGATAATTAcggatttgggtttgggttatgagAAGATTCATGCTTGTCCTAATGACTGCTTGCTTTATTGGAAGGAAAAGAGTAACCTTGATGCTTGCCTACATTGTGAGGTATCAAGATGGAAACCACTTGAGTCTACTGTAGCTGATAAGACACAGGCTTCATCAAGCAAAAGTAAGAAGAAAGCTGCAAAGGTCCTTGGTTCCCTTTAA